The window TGGGTTGAAGGTGAACAATACTTTTTGAACTTGGAACTGCATGGATCCTTTTGTAGAGTTTTGGATTCTTAAATAAATTTACTTTTCATTTTGGAAAAAAAAGGTGAACAATGCTTATTTCCGTTGATCTTGTAATACATATTGCAAAATTAAAGAAGATGGAAGTTTTCATGTATAAGTTTATAGAATGAGTCAATAATGATAGAATTTTCCTTCTGCGCCAAAAGGATATCCAGATGTCACAAGGCCTTTTCATGTAACACTTCCACTGCATAGTTTAGTGGATTAAGACACCTATCCTTTTAGCTGTTGAGCTTGTGGACTTCTTAGTTGTGAAAGAATTTACATAACTGACCATGATTGGGCTTTAGACTATCCTTGTGGAGATACTGCCCTTGAACTTTACCAGGTAATTAATATGTCTAGGTGGACACTGGCCCTCCATTATTTCCTGTAAAGAAAAGAGTGTAAGCATACTGGCTTACCTATGTAGTAGTTGTTTTCTTATTCTAAAAAATGCTCTCTTTTTGAGCTAGTTTGGTTTTGAGGATTTCCATGTGTTCCTCTGAAAAATAATTGCAAAATATACTGAAGTGAATGAGAACCTGCCTTGAAATATGTTATTCTTTCTTCCACTTCAAAAATGCAGTTCGATGTTGTTCTGTAGTTAAATTACAAATCATAACATGGTTCTTGTGATCCCATGCTCAGTTTAGCTACTAACTATGCCATTGTTTAGCTTGTTATTTTGTGATGCCTGGTAGCTACATTGTATTGATGCATCACTTTATATTAGATATTGGTCAAATTGCTTTTACTCCTAATTTAGAGCATATTTAGCATGAGGAGTTCAGAAATTATATCTGAAGCCTGTCATACAGATAGGCGAGTGACATGATGAAGGACAGTTTATAACTTgcagacatttttttttttgcgaTCACAGCAGTATGTTGTTTGTTGTAAACTGGTTTGAATTAggcaaaaaacttagtattgtgcTAAAATGTGGCCCTTCTTTTAAGACTGTCTATTCATTCCCCTTGTGGCATTATAAGCTTTGTAAGTATAGCTTATTTCCCTACTTTTTGTTCATCTTTAGACTTGCTAATTCAACTTTGGTTTTGTGAATTAGTTCACTCTCAAACTATGGCATTACTTCTTTCAATTAGAATTTGGAAAAGCAAATTGTACCTTCGGTTTGTTTCCAGACGTGCATTTACTGTGCAGGCATCTCGCCAACCCATTAATAGAAGCAGGCCGGACGGAAGCAGCAATCCATTACTCAAGGAGCAGGTAAGCAACCTATTTGATTCATTCAAATTGGCCCCATGTTACATTGCTCAGTATTTTTTGACTGCTTGCATCCTTATAAGCCTATCATTGCCGATGCCTTCATGTTTGCCCCGATACGATCCATCTATACAAACTTAGCTGATTTTACTTGATAGAGTATTATTCTTATGACACCTACACATCAAGGGAGTCTAATAGTTTTGTCTAAGCCATACGATTGTAGCATGCTCGCCGATGATTAATCTCCCTGTTACAAAAAGCGAAATCATGTAAGTATAACGAAACAAAACACTCGATTAGCAAATGAAAAGGGATAGCCCATACACAAATGCATGCAAGCACCCGACTATAAGGCATGCCACTCGAGAATCCTAAACACTATCTCGGAGCTTCATCTGGGGTACGGAGGACTCTTCGTCAGCCATTTGGTCTGGCGATGCCACGCTGGACTTCTGCTGACATTGACCAGCAGAGGAAAGGATGTGTCAGCTACTCGGTTGCTGAGATGCCAAGTCTTTTCTTTTACCgtacctttttcttcttttgtatgTATGGGTGCGTTAGGCAAAGGCCAACAACTCCTCAACGAATCGTCGTAGGTCATCGTAGGTCATATAAAAGATGTAATATGTTGCTGATACCAATGACAGacactctgagagagagagagagagaggatgtaaTATGTTTGGTGTGAGATGTGCATGACATATCTACGCCACACCCCTCCCTTATCAATAGCTTGTCTTCGCCAAAATGAGTAGCTTGTGGTGGTATTTTCCTTTGACCACGAAGACGACCTGTGTCGGTAAATTCCCATTCAACGCACACGTCTTTTATTGCTTCTGAGTCAATTTCTATTCCTTCAATTGTTTGTTTTGCTTATATTAATCCTGGGATATGGTATTGTCGGGCGTTCTTTGGCAAGATGTAGGTGAGTCTAGATTACTAAAAAACAACCACAACTTTCTCGTATGAGCAAGAAAATGATGCTTAGTGCACTTCTTTTCTTCTATAATAGATTTTTATGTTAAAAGAATAAAAACGATTTCTCTGTTGACCAACTTGGAATTGGTGTACATGGGTGAGTGGCAATGGAGGACATTGAACATTGACTATTCATCAATTTATGGAAATATTAGTTGAAGTTTAGAGGTATCAATTTGCAATGAACTGCAATGGGGTTGGGAAACACAAGATAAACATATGATAAGGTCAGGTTTGGATCTCTGCCCCGAAGTGGAGGACTGAGATTGATTTGGTTTATTCCTTAAATAAAATAGGTtgtaaatttttcaaaaataccaAGGTGAACCTTATCGAGCTAGCTGAATCGGATGTGGATGTAGAGATGAGTGCACTATACTTGTGGGGTAGCGGGGACATCGAGCCTCCTACGTTCAAGGTAGAATATATCCAAATCAGTGATGAGAATGAAAGTACAAAAATAAAGAGTAAAAGTGTATTTGACTTTTATCGTCACTCCTCGTTTATAGGGTTAGAATAGTATTAACATGACAACCGAGTTGGTCGAACTTTACTATTTCCCAACTCATGTATAGATAATTTATTAGAGGTGGATCTATTTTCCAATGTCGACACCAAGCCATGTCTCTCCCACGCGCATGTAAAAAGTGGTTACAGTCATTTTATATAACTAAATGGATAAAGGAGCAGAGATGAGGAACCTTAAAGTGTGTTGGAAGTCTGAAGGTGAAGTAATACTCGTAAAACAAGGGTCTTTGGGTGGGACAAGCAACGTTAGAACCAATGTCCTATTCTTACGAGCCTATGATTTGATTGGTAAATTAAAATTGATGTGGTTGGTTGGGTCAATCGGATCTAGATTCTGCTTCCTACCATGCTTATGTTGGCTCAAGAATTTGTAATTCTACCGTCAACATTCAATTATTTGTTCATTGCCAAatctaatgaattttttttttctactacttgATGTTAATAGTATACCATTTGAGATGACAATGCAATTAAAACTATTTGAGATGGGCTGTTAATAAATATGCTGTTTTAAATAATTATGATGCAACAGTTGATTTATTGATAAAATAAATTTGTTTAGTTTAATGATATTTCGCATATGTAATCATATTTCAGCATCCACTCGACAAAGAGAACAAGAAAGtaaatgtaaaaaaataaatataacagtTTATCAAAAATTACAAATCTCATTAAATATCTTGGAGATGAaagtttattaataaaaaaatatttatttttaaaatattatatttttcaaagGAAAGACGATATCGTATAGTTGATTTAATattattgtttttttatttttatatatttttatattcttttacttGAATCTATTGACTAGAACTTTGTAAAGATTGCAGatcttattaaatatcttaaGGATTCATCTCCAAGGATGAAAGCTTATtagtaaaaaaatcatcaaaagatGAAAACTATTTATCGAATtaagttaaaatattattttcttcaaagGAAGGATGATATCATATAGTTGATTTaatgtaattatatatattttttaatttttttatcgttGTACTTAATCTGGAACTTTGTAAaggatcaattagtaaattaaatTAAGTTATTCCCATCTTGTCTATCAATGGTATGAGACATGTTATTATATTCGGTATGATTTCATTGTccatttacaaaaaaaatttaattttcattttgaAAATATTCTTTTCATCCTGCGACTATTCTACTTGGTCCAAAgcaaatctgataatatcaagttttatattCGATTATTTTttagctattattattattattattattattattattattattattattattattattttctatccCTTGATGCAGAGAGAGCATGCGAAGACAATGAGCTTCTGGAGAAGGAAGAAACAGCCTCCAAGGAAACAGGTATGACACATTCATCCATCCCGATTGCTGACGTCACAAATTATTGTTGGTCGACCACGCGTTGAAAGTATGGCGCGTGTTCGGCTACCAGTGAAAAGGCCACCTACACCGTTAATCAAACCTCTCTTCCTCTCCCCTCCCTCCCCTCTCCTAACTTCCACTTTCAATCGCCAGTGGAGTTACTGGTGATAGTTGAGGTATTGCAGCAAAAAGGTTCAAGATTCGAGTGCAATTTTGTTGGTCAACCCTTAAACCCATTAGATATATTGGAACGGGTCCGAATCAAAGAAAATACCTAAAATTTGGACCCCACTTAatcctacatatatatatctatatattgcTCAAATTAATATAAAGTATTTATGTACATAAACAATTGATCCTTTTTGAGATTAAGTAGTAGGAAAGAAAAGGGGGGTGGATGGATGGATGAAGGCAAACAAAGCAGCAAAAGATAActgaaaacaagaatcaaagattatatatatatatatatatatatatatatatatatatatatatatatatatatatatatattaaacaaTGGATTGAGTGCTGATCCGACGCATGGCTGCACCAGTGGAGCCACTCGGCTAAGTGGGTTTCTTTGTCGTGGCGCAGTCATAAAACACGAGAGGCCGCCCTTCTATTGGTTGAAAGCACCGGGCATGCGACACGCGTGGCCGGATCACCGCTCCGAGGAAATTTCCATGGATAGAGAGGTATCGACGACGTCAAAAGGCCACGCATTTTGACTCGCCCTCGTCAAGTCCCATGAACGTCCACCACTCCCCTTTGCACCTGAGGCCTCCACGAGATGGTTCTCATGGGCATAAGTACGAGGACATGCCTCGCCTCCAAGACATCCCTAAGCCTAATCTCCcattcctttcccttctcttgtgGACCAACACTTCGCTTGTCTGGTTCGTGAGTTGAAGAGAAAGCAGAGTGACGCTAAGGATGGGAGCCGCCGACGGACACCAGTCGTCTGCCATCGTTGAGACGGAGAGCGTCGGCAGCGACCAGGTGGGCTTCAGTGGCCCGCTCAATAAGCACGGCGGCGGCAGCAACCGTAAGAGTGCTCGCTTTAACCTCCCTCCCCATGCCGCAGCCCCCGTCGACGGCGAGACCTTCTTGGAGATCACTCTCGACGTGACAGACGACAGCGTCGCGGTCCACAGCGTCAAGCCGGCGGCCGGTGGAGTGGGAGGGAAGGCGGAGGACCCGGAGGAGGTCTCGCTGCTGGTGCAGAAGCTGGAGCGGCAATCCGCGTCGTTCGGGTCGTCGGTGCTCCGCTCCGCGTCGTCGCGGATCCGGCAGGTGTCGCAGGAGCTCCGGCAGCTTGCCTCGCTCACCAAGCGCCCGGCCGCGCCCCGGCTCGACCGGTCCAAGTCGGCCGCCGCCCACGCGCTCAAGGGCCTCAAGTTCATAACCAAGGCCAACGGCGCCGCCGGATGGCCAGCCGTCGAGAAGCGCTTCGACCGGCTCTCCGTTGACGGCGCCCTCCACCTCTCCCTCTTCGGCCAGTGCATAGGTACCCAACCTatcatccttcttcttcttcgtcttctttcaCCTCTAACTTCTGGAAACACCCCAAAATGATGCAGGCATGAAGGAGTCGTCGGAGTTCGCGGGAGAGCTATTCGACGCACTAAAGAGGAGGAGAAGCATCACCGGAGACAAGATAACCAAGGCGGAGCTGAGGGAGTTCTGGGATCAAATCTCCGACCAAAGCTTCGATTCTCGCCTCCAGACCTTCTTCGACATGTACGTCGACTCCTCTCTTTAACAAGTCCTCAACAACAGACTCACCATGTCTCTCGTTGATGTAAGCAGGGTGGACAAGGACTTGGACGGAAGGATCACAGAAGAGGAGGTCAAAGAGGTAGAGTAGAATTCGAAGGTCACTTCGATTCCTGTAGTTTCATGCACTGCGGTGGTAATGGTTCTCTACGTGATGATGGAACCTTGGCAGATCATATCGCTGAGTGCTTCGGCCAACAAGCTCTCCAAGATCCAAGAAAAGGCGGAAGAGTACGCCCGCCTCATCATGGAGGAATTGGACCCAGATAACGTCGGCTACATCGAGGTAAACGCCCATCGAGTTGCATCAACGAAGAAAACCGCCGTTAATGGCGATGAATGAGACGGTGTGGTTGACTGTGATCAGATATACAACCTGGAGATGCTGCTGGTGCAAGCGCCGAGCCAGTCGATGCAACTTGCGACGACCAACAGCCGCAACCTCAGTCAGCTGCTCAGCCAGAGGCTGAATCCGACGCAGGAGCGCAACCcgctcaggcggtggtaccagcgGGCCAAGTACTTCATGGAGGACTACTGGCAGCGGGTATGGGTGGTGGTGCTGTGGCTCTGCGTCTGCGCCGCCCTCTTCGCCTGGAAGTTCGTGCAGTACCGCCGCCGCGCGGTGTACCACGTCATGGGCTACTGCGTTTGCGTCGCCAAAGGCGGCGCCGAGACACTCAAGTTCAACATGGCGCTCATCCTCCTCCCCGTCTGCCGCAACGCCCTCACCTGGCTTCGCACCAGGACGAAGCTCGGCAAGGTGCTCCCCTTCGACGACAGCCTCAGCTTCCACAAGGTATGTGAGACCGAGTGAAACCAAACAACAGCTCGATCTCAACGTGAGAAGTGACTTGATCTCCGCGGACGCAGGTGGTCGCGGCGGGCATCGCAGTGGGCTTGGGGCTGCACGCGATCGCGCACCTGACGTGCGACTTCCCGCGGCTGCTTCACGCGACGGACGCGGAGTACGAGCCGATGAAGCCCTTCTTCGGGGACGCCCGGCCGAGCGACTACTGGTGGTTCGTGAAGGGGACGGAGGGGTGGACGGGGGTGGCCATGGTGGTGCTGATGGCCGTGGCCTTCATTCTCGCCACCCCCTGGTTCCGCCGCGGCGCCATCAGCCTGCCCAAGCCCCTGCACCGCCTCACCGGCTACGACGCCTTCTGGTACTCCCACCACCTCTTCGTCATCGTCTACGTCCTCCTCGTCATCCACGGCTACTTCCTCTATCTCACCAAGAAATGGTACAAGAGAACGGTATGCACCTGCAAAGCCTCTGTTCATCTCATATCACGCCGCCGCTAACATCTATGGATGCCGCCATGGATGGCCAGACCTGGATGTATGTGGCGATCCCGGTGGTCCTCTACGCGAGCGAGCGGCTGACGAAGGTGATGAGGGCGAAGATCCAAGTGGTGAAGATACTAAAGGTGGCGGTGTACCCGGGCAACGTGCTGGCTCTCCATGTATCCAAGCCACCGGGCTTCACGTACCGAAGCGGGCAGTACATCACCGTCAACTGCGCCGCTGTCTCCCCCTTCCAATGGTACGCATCCTATCTCATCGAACGATGATTATTGTGCCTCTGAATCAGCTTCTCTTACTTGTGTCTCTGAAACAGGCATCCGTTCTCCATCACGTCGGCTCCGCAAGACGACTACATCAGCGTCCACATACGGTCGGCGGGCGACTGGACCAGTCAGCTGATAGAGGTGTTCTCCAAGGTGTGGATTGCTTTGCCTGTTTCAGTGTAGGCGGCGAAGGCATTCCAAGATTGTGATGGTAACACGAGCTTGGGTTTTCGCAGGCGTGTCAGCCATCGACCGCTGGGAAAAGTGGGCGGCTGAGAGCTGACATCAATGACGGCAGCGACGATGGAGTGAGTCCAAGGTGAGTTGGAGGTCTCCGCCATGGGCAAGAAGGTATTTTTGGGGTGGTGGTGGGAGGACGATAAGAAGGTATCGTTGACGAGCTGTTTGATGTTGTTACCACAGCTTCCCAAGAGTGCTAATCGACGGGCCATACGGCGCGCCGGCACAAGATTACGAGAAGTACGAGGTGGTGCTATTGGTGGGGCTGGCAATCGGCGCCACCCCCTTCATCAGCATCGTCAAGGACATCCTCAACAACATAAAGCAGCGGGACGTCGAGGAGGGCGGCGGCGGCCGGTCCTCGACGGAGGCGAACTCGTTCAGAACGCGGCGGGCTTACTTCTACTGGGTGACACGGGAGCAGGACTCGTTCGAGTGGTTCAGGGGGGTGATGGACGAGGTAGCGGAGGCGGACGCGCAGGGCGTCATCGAGCTCCACAACTACTGCACCAGCGTGTACGAGGAGGGCGATGCCCGCGCCGCCCTCATCGCCATGCTGCAGTCCCTCAACCACGCCAAGCACGGGGTGGACGTGGTGGCGGGCACCCGCGTCAAGTCCCACTTCGCCCGCCCCAACTGGCGCAGTGTCTACAAGCGGATCGCGCTCAACCACCCCGACCAACGCATAGGTACGCGCTGGCCACTGAATTAAGGCAAGCCTCCAAAACTGGGGACATCTCCAAATATGGTGTGGTTGCAGGTGTGTTCTACTGCGGTAAACCGACACTGGTGAAAGAGCTTCGGCAGCTGGCGCAGGATTTCTCGCACAAGACCACGACAAAGTTCGACTTCCACAAGGAGAACTTCTAAGCAAACGCACGCCAATAGTATTTTTACCTAACAGCCCAAGTTTAACTGCATAAGTCTGTTCtacctacaaaaaaaaaaaaaattaaacaaaggGCATCTTCATCAATCATTAAAGGCTTAACATTAGcggactttttttatttttttaatatactaGTCAATTTGCATCCCACTGCTATTTTAAATGAACATAATTAATATAGAAGTAATTTAGTTGATTTATTCATAAGATAAATTTGATCAGTCTAGAAATATTTAGTTGATTTATTTATaagttatcatatgttaacatcaaTTCAACGAAGaaaaatttatcaataaaaatttcatcaagaaagaaaaattgTTTCTAAATAAAGTCATAAATATtacttaaaaatatcataaatttaatttgattcaattttattttttttaatatttaatattttacttttttattcttatacctaatttataaaaaaatctaaaatattataatatattaattaaaagataaattaataaatttaattttttatgtgtaaaaatatttttatcatccaCTTGAGAAAATATacaagctaattacatattaactcTTGCAATTAGATCTCTTTAGTATgtcaaaatttatatttaaaaattatatattaaaatttttataattataaaaaaaatattaaatcttaATTACTCTAACGTCATCAATTTGACCAACGAAAGATTGTGCAAGAATAACACAAAAACAATgaccaaaaagataattttaacattccaaATGAGGCATCTTCATCGACGAGAGGTGAAGCAAAAAACCTTACGTCGCACTGAGGACGTAGATGTAAAGCGACGCGATGCCAATGCAGATGCATGACCTCCCGCTGATGCAGATGCAAGACAACCATCGTCTTCATCCTCTTTTTCCTCTCCCTTTGCCTCACATCACGTCGTTACTCTCTCTACATCTGCGTCAATGAGATACAAAGCCTTTACCTCACCTCCCGTCGACATAAATATAGAACGATACTGACATCGATGCAGAATGATACAGAGCAACTATCGTCCTCTTCATCCT of the Musa acuminata AAA Group cultivar baxijiao chromosome BXJ3-2, Cavendish_Baxijiao_AAA, whole genome shotgun sequence genome contains:
- the LOC103976777 gene encoding respiratory burst oxidase homolog protein B; the encoded protein is MGAADGHQSSAIVETESVGSDQVGFSGPLNKHGGGSNRKSARFNLPPHAAAPVDGETFLEITLDVTDDSVAVHSVKPAAGGVGGKAEDPEEVSLLVQKLERQSASFGSSVLRSASSRIRQVSQELRQLASLTKRPAAPRLDRSKSAAAHALKGLKFITKANGAAGWPAVEKRFDRLSVDGALHLSLFGQCIGMKESSEFAGELFDALKRRRSITGDKITKAELREFWDQISDQSFDSRLQTFFDMVDKDLDGRITEEEVKEIISLSASANKLSKIQEKAEEYARLIMEELDPDNVGYIEIYNLEMLLVQAPSQSMQLATTNSRNLSQLLSQRLNPTQERNPLRRWYQRAKYFMEDYWQRVWVVVLWLCVCAALFAWKFVQYRRRAVYHVMGYCVCVAKGGAETLKFNMALILLPVCRNALTWLRTRTKLGKVLPFDDSLSFHKVVAAGIAVGLGLHAIAHLTCDFPRLLHATDAEYEPMKPFFGDARPSDYWWFVKGTEGWTGVAMVVLMAVAFILATPWFRRGAISLPKPLHRLTGYDAFWYSHHLFVIVYVLLVIHGYFLYLTKKWYKRTTWMYVAIPVVLYASERLTKVMRAKIQVVKILKVAVYPGNVLALHVSKPPGFTYRSGQYITVNCAAVSPFQWHPFSITSAPQDDYISVHIRSAGDWTSQLIEVFSKACQPSTAGKSGRLRADINDGSDDGVSPSFPRVLIDGPYGAPAQDYEKYEVVLLVGLAIGATPFISIVKDILNNIKQRDVEEGGGGRSSTEANSFRTRRAYFYWVTREQDSFEWFRGVMDEVAEADAQGVIELHNYCTSVYEEGDARAALIAMLQSLNHAKHGVDVVAGTRVKSHFARPNWRSVYKRIALNHPDQRIGVFYCGKPTLVKELRQLAQDFSHKTTTKFDFHKENF